One window of Chamaesiphon minutus PCC 6605 genomic DNA carries:
- a CDS encoding IS4 family transposase, producing MTSRRRSNRDHAKKNHQPGVEDEIIAAQVEALLTPAIFNQSHYYRQLGLRNRLLNLPLMMAAVLTLLWRNVPGVRELSRMLGREGFLWCEPTQVSQQAIAQRFLTFPSELFERVFKELLPEFRVKWHQRKQRLLPQSIEFAQAKFERIWACDGSTLEAIFKKLDSLSDVPIGQLAGKMGVVIDLVTRLPIEIWFRENPKASDVNFEKDILNLVTSGTLLLLDRGFYHFQFWQELINRDIHFITRLKKGASLQIERVFSNSYSIRDRIVRMGSGTKKTPYITVRLVEIKVGKVWYSYLTSVLDPLNLPPYVVADLYGRRWRIEEAFNTVKRLLGLSYLWTGSVNGIKLQMWGTWLFYAVLVDLGDAVADELSLPFDRISLEMIYRGLYHFHVAHHKGLAANPVTYFAAPENQDLGIVKTVRKPNVKLIIAPFPDSMSRTDNFFFDSSPQARLTSAIAS from the coding sequence ATGACCAGCCGCCGAAGAAGTAACCGCGACCACGCCAAAAAGAACCACCAACCAGGTGTGGAAGATGAGATCATCGCCGCTCAAGTAGAGGCTTTATTGACACCAGCAATTTTCAATCAAAGTCATTACTACCGACAATTAGGGCTGAGAAATCGGCTGTTAAATTTACCCTTGATGATGGCAGCAGTGCTGACGCTACTGTGGCGGAATGTGCCAGGAGTCAGAGAACTAAGCCGAATGTTAGGGCGAGAAGGATTTTTGTGGTGTGAGCCAACACAAGTAAGTCAACAGGCGATTGCACAAAGATTTCTGACCTTTCCATCTGAGTTATTTGAGAGAGTGTTTAAGGAATTACTGCCAGAATTTAGAGTGAAGTGGCACCAGAGAAAACAGCGATTGTTGCCACAAAGCATTGAATTTGCTCAAGCAAAATTTGAGCGGATTTGGGCATGTGATGGCTCCACATTGGAAGCGATATTCAAGAAATTAGATAGCTTATCTGATGTGCCAATCGGACAACTAGCGGGAAAAATGGGAGTAGTCATAGATTTGGTGACGAGATTGCCGATTGAAATCTGGTTTAGAGAAAATCCCAAAGCTTCAGATGTTAATTTTGAGAAAGATATCCTGAATTTAGTAACATCGGGCACTTTATTGCTCTTGGATCGAGGCTTCTATCATTTCCAATTTTGGCAAGAATTAATTAACAGAGATATTCATTTTATTACTCGATTAAAAAAAGGTGCATCGCTACAGATAGAGCGAGTATTTAGCAATAGTTATAGTATCCGTGACCGAATAGTGCGGATGGGGTCTGGCACCAAAAAGACTCCATATATAACTGTAAGATTAGTCGAAATTAAAGTGGGTAAAGTCTGGTATTCTTATCTAACTAGTGTACTCGACCCATTGAATCTTCCTCCCTATGTAGTCGCCGATTTGTACGGAAGACGGTGGCGAATTGAAGAGGCTTTTAATACTGTTAAACGATTGCTCGGGTTGAGTTATTTATGGACTGGTTCAGTTAATGGAATTAAATTACAGATGTGGGGGACTTGGCTGTTTTATGCAGTTCTAGTCGATTTAGGTGATGCTGTAGCTGATGAATTATCTCTCCCATTCGACCGCATTTCTTTAGAGATGATTTATCGAGGTCTTTATCACTTTCATGTAGCTCATCATAAAGGTTTAGCTGCCAATCCAGTCACCTATTTTGCTGCCCCAGAGAATCAAGATTTAGGTATTGTTAAAACTGTTCGTAAACCTAATGTTAAGTTAATTATTGCACCTTTTCCTGATTCTATGAGTCGAACAGACAATTTTTTCTTC